In Rosa chinensis cultivar Old Blush chromosome 1, RchiOBHm-V2, whole genome shotgun sequence, a genomic segment contains:
- the LOC112167046 gene encoding bifunctional purple acid phosphatase 26-like, whose translation MLRSDFLAIEEVGGESRFVHYRVDVVFVGHVRAYERPYRISNIHYNVTSGYQYFIPDKSAPVYITVGDGGNQEGLAGRFRDPQPEYSAFREASYGHSTLEIHNRTHTLYHWNRNDDGKKMATDAFVLHNQYW comes from the exons ATGCTACGATCAGATTTCTTGGCAATCGAAGAAGTAGGAGGTGAGAGTCGGTTTGTTCATTACAGAGTTGATGTAGTGTTTGTTGGCCATGTCCGTGCATATGAAAGACCA TATAGAATCTCAAATATACACTACAACGTAACAAGTGGTTACCAGTACTTCATACCAGACAAGTCGGCTCCTGTCTACATAACTGTTGGAGATGGAGGGAACCAAGAAGGTCTTGCTGGAAG GTTTAGAGATCCACAACCAGAATATTCTGCATTCCGAGAAGCGAGCTATGGGCATTCGACACTGGAGATTCATAACCGGACACATACACTTTACCACTGGAACCGCAATGATGACGGGAAGAAAATGGCAACTGACGCATTTGTATTGCATAACCAGTACTGGTGA